In Mya arenaria isolate MELC-2E11 chromosome 1, ASM2691426v1, the genomic stretch GTTGACGTCATATGACGTTGAATTCTGATTTTTGACgtcattttatatattacatgCAACCAGACGAAGGCCGAAACGttgtgaaaatatatgtattttaaatttttaatgattCAAAGAAGAAAAAGCCTAGCAAAACAGTCGACaccttttatgatatttaactCGACCCAGGTGATAGTCCGTATTTGCAGGATCGAGTTGTCcctgtatgttttattatatctaCACTTACGATTAACACTTGATTAAAATCTTTTATTTAACTTATTCAGATCTTACTGGTAGTAAAGTATTGCTTACCGACTGGCTCCCTGTCTGGAGTACGACTCACTGGGGAAACAATCAGGCTGACTTTTCACCAAAGGGCTTCATCATTTTGGACACCATTTTAGAATACGAGAGTGGCCAGATGACCCAAGACCTTCCCCCGGGATCGACGGACATTGTATGTGATATATTCTTAACTTATTCACCATGAAACGGTGAATTAACTAGTAAAATTCTTTTTCATCCCCATGTAAtgcattttcttatatttttttaaactattttgcgATCATTTAATATGACTGAGTGACAGCAGAAAATAGAATCCCGCTTAAGTTTTGGAAGAGGGTGGGTGTTGTTTGGGAATGAGAGTGACTGTCTCTGCTTTTTCAGTGCAGTACACTTAACGAGAATGTGCCTTATAACGTATTTTAATTCTCGGAGTAGggatttaaaagtgttttttgtaCATGGATGTAACAGTTTTGTTTAAGCTCGTTTGTGAACATAGCTGTTAGATATTATGATTCAGTCTCAAGGTTTCTTTCTCGGTAGCAACcaatactggtgtccattttgagatttaaaaaaaaatcctgatgGGGTTCGAGCCCACGACCTCTTCGGTGTAAGTCGGGCACCCataccactagaccaatctGACCTTAACAAACGTTAGGTTTAATATCATAGAGAAATACCCTTGATGAATGTGTTTTACAGTTGAAGTTCATGTTTCGGGACGTTTATAACAGCGTGACAGCAGATAATTTCACGGGCGATTTTCTAGCTTCCATATACAGAAGCGTTTCGGACGGACATCTTAATACAGCCTTCAAGGAGTCTTGGGATAAGTTGGAGCAACGTGAATTTGAAATAGAAACATTTGCACTCCCTTTTGAAGACATAGCTTCTATTCCTGAGTCTCAGCTAGCGTTTCTGGCCAATTTTGGCCGAAGTGATCACTTTAACTTCTGGCTTGCAGGAATCCCGGCTTTGTTTCTGACCGATACAGGTACGACGATACATTAATAGTTTTAGGTCAAGTTTGGTCTGTTTGTGATACAGGTAGATTATTTATATCAATGCGCGACATTgtataattgattaaaaatgacaattgtcatttgtttattCCGGAAAGTATAAATTCACATTAAAATTTTTCGAATCAaagtatgttattatttttttaaatgctaataTGATTAAAGGCTGAATTCCAACAGATTGACCGATTTGACATGTATTCtaatttttgtcttagaatgactcatttttgtgcaaatgtatggaaaccagttatataagactgctgataaaataattgatcacAGTCTTTCATCTATATGCTCGGAATGTTTTTAGCTAAAAGCGTCATTTACGCTTTAAGGGATGTGAAAAAATCGACAGTTTTTCTAACAACTGAGATCTGTTTAATTGCAATTTTTCTTATATGACTTTTTattaaaggcattgatgccaaaaccACCTTATTCTTagaccaaaaaaaaatgtaaaaactgtcaatctgtgagagtgcagctttaataatattagtaaaataaaattataatactcCATATTTAGTACATTGTTTAagatattgtaaaacaaacgtAAGATTTATATTTAGCTATGCCTTTATTTCATTACGTTTTATAAAGTCAACTTCCGTGGCAATATGACTGTGTGTTATCACAAACCATGTGACGATCTTGAGACGATgtttaaactggaaaacctCCAGTTCCTTGGAAAAACGTCACTTGCACTTAAAGAGACCATCAATGCTCTTTCACCTGTACTAAAAGGTTTGTTAATTATCTTAAAACGTAGCCGTTTCACAATTgagatatttcttgtttttgatataaaagaagATTTCCCCAAAACGAGAGACGTTTCAATAGTTGCTGCTAAACCGGAACTTCTTATAAAACTGGTTACAATCGGTTGGTTAAAATTAatccaaaatattaattaactttttacTACTTATTatacatatcatttaaatgtacataataacCAAAACAGCAACATGTTGACAATGCATccaagttttaaacaaatgatagcTGAAAATTATACTATTTCGTCCAATAGGATACCTTTTAGGCATCAGATCAACACATATATGAATTTTGGCTGTCTGGTTCTGGTATCAGGTTAAAGGTTTTGTGTGCCtaaaaagacaatgtaaaaCATTAACCGGAAACAGGCGTTcgccgttggctcgaactcgcttggctcgaatttctcgttggctcgaactgaatgtaaaggaccgattacTTTATACTGAACGCAAGCATTCCCAATGGTTAGCGCAGTgattagcgcactcgcttctcacctaggcgacccgggttcgttTCCCGGctcgggcgcatgtgagtttggttcgtggtcaccaagcagaacaagtgggtttcttccgggttctccggtttcccccaaaacacaagaccacactctcaagTAAAATCGCCAAAGAGAGTGATTAATGTGatttataataacttgtttcacaatcgttgtaaaataaatatgtttaaactaagcaTTCCCGCATGTCTGGAAtgttccgaggctcgaggtattttcgccggtccctgggattTTGAGCCAACGGGGGTCGATGGTTCTATAAAGCACATGAGTTTTTTTGGCcttcaaatattgcaaaatacgtCATTTCAGTCTGATTTAAttcgaaaaaaatatactaactGTAATTTCTATATGTATGATGTACCTTCGGCCATTGAAAATCATACCAACATGTATAGACTATGAGGGAAAAATGCCCCCAAGGGGCAATTTTGTAGATGAATTCATGAAAGTGTATCatcttataaacattttaagagaTGTTATCGCCTTGACCGTTGGTGTGTTTGGAAACTACAGCATTTTAAAGTCCgttatcaaataattttgaacgttcaaacatatttttcactCGTATAATATTACcgttaaataaaagaaaaaaagtaaagaaaactgttttaaaattcataatatatGATGTAATTAAACACACCATTTTTCAACTAAAAAGATGTTTCATGACTCACAATACTGTATTTTACGTTTGTTTAAAACTCACAATCAAAATAGTCTTTACCGATTTGCGGAGAAAActttaattatacattaatCTTCAGACAGTACTGGTCCCAaattctcgaaacttcttaagcttaacaggctaaagtagtttatttcaaaaagGCAAAGTACATACTAAAATTGGGTTtcgataaatgaaaaatggtttattgtgattatcataatgatTATTCTTATCTGAAGCATACCAACTTTTCAAGAAGTAAgtattacgcaaattattgaacgacaaaaatagtgagcttagctaaatcctgttataagggacttaagatgtttctAGAAATAGGGGTCAGCTTATTCGCCGGTCGGATTCCACACACGTATACCATCAGTTATTTCTCAGTTAACTCCATTTCTCCAGACACCAATACTTACAAAACTTAAATCGTGCGAGTaagtaatatatcatttaaatttattttttcagactCAAGCTCAGGCTCTGCTCAGGACAACAAAATGTGTTGGACAGTGCTCATCATCTGCCTGTTTTTCGCGTTCAAAGGGTTCTACAACTTGTGTTAAAATTGCCAGGACGTCTTAAGAAACTTGTAGTCTCTTTTCTATTCATTTTAgctataataacattattttgctCTTCTGTAAAAACTGTTTGATTCTGCTTAAATTCATGCCTTAACATATTTgctatttacatgtttatacgTTTTATGAAGTGAAATGAATTGAGTTGAGCTTAGAATAGAAAAACGTCTTAATTGGTTCCAATGTTCAGTATAACACCATAATTTTCTATAGTCAATCTCAAATATCATTTTCCTACGCTAtcacttgttttgttttatttacatccGGAGTATTTATTTCGCAAGcgttattttttcttaaaaaatgagtATCTTATTTATCAGCTAGTTTAACgggaaattaatttcaatgtaatTATTTAATCTACAAGCTCATATTGGTGGGCGTTTTCAGGTGTGGCGTTTAATGTGTTTATCCTCGCATTCGGGCTAGGCCTATTCGTTGATCAATCTCACTGGATATAATCCTTATCGCATAGTTAGAGTGTAAGCATCGACCTACAGACTCATTTTAACCACACTTCTTTCAAGcacatttgatttaaacatattttattcaacatatacaaacaaactacacagaatacacacacacacacacacacacacacacacacacacacacacacacacacacacacacacacaagttgtctataatattgaaatggattggaacgaAAGCGTAGCTTATAGAGTTCTTCTCCAAGGGAATTAAATTACTCATTTACCAGAAAAATGCGTATGATTGACGATTAGACGATATATATCTTTTATGCGAGAAAAGTTGTTTCTAATGCTAAAAAATAGGAATAAGTTTTTTTAGATATGGATTCAATAGTTCAAACACGATACATAATAGatacaaaataagcac encodes the following:
- the LOC128234193 gene encoding uncharacterized protein LOC128234193, translating into MLRVRSLFGFKIVLLLICIAADSAASSDADLEYLNSTLRDNFSNSRNHISNAVYKQQSRDFIIAEFRRFELEVEFHNFTSDVVGAGDFQNIIGVLRGKYFGTKKDQIVGVGAHYDTVIDTKGVDDNGSGITALLYVAREISKQRNREHTIMFLAFDVEEYDLTGSKVLLTDWLPVWSTTHWGNNQADFSPKGFIILDTILEYESGQMTQDLPPGSTDILKFMFRDVYNSVTADNFTGDFLASIYRSVSDGHLNTAFKESWDKLEQREFEIETFALPFEDIASIPESQLAFLANFGRSDHFNFWLAGIPALFLTDTVNFRGNMTVCYHKPCDDLETMFKLENLQFLGKTSLALKETINALSPVLKDSSSGSAQDNKMCWTVLIICLFFAFKGFYNLC